From the Ammoniphilus sp. CFH 90114 genome, the window TCTCCAATCCGACACAGCTCAAATCCTTTACGTCTTGTTATGTAGTCTAGCGCCTAAACACAAAGTGATTGAGCAAGAACTTACTTACTTTGTCGATATGTTAGGGATGAGTGTAGCTCGCCCCGCTATTCAAAAAAACATATTAGAAAATGCGATTAAAGAATTGGTAGAAAATCAAATCCTTGAAGGATATGAAATTATCAGTGAAGGAAGAGGAAGATACCTTTTTAGATTAGTTCTTTCCGAAGTGATAACTGCAAAAAAGCTTCTACGGGAACCTCTTCAACAACAATCCGAACAATTACAAATTGATCTATTTCTATCCTAAAAAAAAATTTAGGATTTTTCTTTTTCAAAAATGGAAAAAGAGGGTTATTTTTACAGTTAACATAATGTGTATTTGTAAACCGTAGGTAAGTAAAAGTGAACCTATATCAGATCAAATTACAGTTCAACTTCATGAACGTAAACTGTAGGTAAGTAAATGGGGTATAATGACTATCAAAAAGTAAGTTGTTTTTTTCCAATGTAAACTGTAGGTAAGTAAATTTGGCTTGTTTTTACCCAAAAACGAGATAGTTGTAGATCCAACGTAAACTGTAGGTAAGTAAAAACTATGATATACAATGGTTTTTTTTGTAAAAATTTTACATTTAATTGAATTTATTACACAAAAAGTAATCAAACGTAAACTGTAGGTAAGTAAAAACTATGATATACAATGGTTTTTTTTGTAAAAAGCGCTTTGTTGGATATCCAACGTAAACTGTAGGTAAGTAATGCCTATTTTTCAGTCCTATGCTAAAGTAGATATGGTGTTTTTAGACTGAGTAATCAAGTGTGCACAGGACAAGCTTTAAAGGCTTTCATTTAAACAATAAAAAACGAGAAAGACGCCCCCATTTAGCTTCGGCGGCTAAAGGCGTCTTTCTCGTCAAATCAAGAGTCATACAGTTGAAGTAAAAGTATGATCCTTTACTATGCATTTTATGCTTTGCTTGCATTCATTCTATCACGCAAAGTCTGGGATCGGCAATACTTCTCCTGTAGACACAACAAAAGGAGAGAAATAAAAACATGGCAGAGTTTTTACAAGATAATTTGAGAGTTTTCGTAGTACCCGTAGATATTATGGATATCCCTGATCTCGATATTTATGAACAAATGGTTTATATAGTATTACGATCTTTTGCTAATGCGAGGGAGGCTACCGCATTCCCTTCATATAGCACAATTGCAAAATTAGGTCGGATGAGTCGGAGAAAAGCGATCAATTGTGTAGCAACCTTGGTGGAAAAAGGATTATTAAAGAAAGAAATTCGTTTAGATGTCACTAAACATCGAAAAATCCGAAATACATCAAATCTCTATACCATTGAAACACCAAAGGTAGTGCACACCATGCACCAGGGTGGTGCACACCATGCACCAGGGGTAGTGCACACCATGCACCAGGGTGGTGCACACCATGCACCAGGGGTAGTGCACACCATGCACCAGGGTGGTGCACACCATGCACCAGGGGTAGTGCACACCATGCACCAGGGTGGTGCACACCATGCACCCGAATATAATCATTTAACAAAACCATTAAAAACAAAATTATTGAATAACAACAACAAAGATCAAAAATCTCAAAAAAATGTTGTTGTTGAATCTAATCAACTAGAAGAATTATTGACTTCTTACGGAATTAAGGTGAATGCAGTTACCTTAAGGAAATGGAGAAGTTTGGAAAGTGAAGAAAATATTTTTAATGCTGTAAAGGAAACATTAGAACGACGCGATATCAAAAATGTAGTGGGCTATATTAATAAAATTTTAGAGGCTGGATTTACACCTATTCAAAAAACAGTAAGAAATGATCTACCTTCCTATATGGTTAATCTATCTAATAACTCAGAACAAGATCATATAAAAATGACCATTGCTCCTAATGAACTTAAAGAAGCCTTAGATTTACTTTTTCAATTAGGAGAAATTAATCAAACAGAGTATGAAATGAAACTAAAAGAAATTACATAAAACGCACAGAAAGGGGTCTCTATGCCTTTCTTAGAGATGCCCCCTTGTCCTAAGTAGGATA encodes:
- a CDS encoding helix-turn-helix domain-containing protein, with protein sequence MAEFLQDNLRVFVVPVDIMDIPDLDIYEQMVYIVLRSFANAREATAFPSYSTIAKLGRMSRRKAINCVATLVEKGLLKKEIRLDVTKHRKIRNTSNLYTIETPKVVHTMHQGGAHHAPGVVHTMHQGGAHHAPGVVHTMHQGGAHHAPGVVHTMHQGGAHHAPEYNHLTKPLKTKLLNNNNKDQKSQKNVVVESNQLEELLTSYGIKVNAVTLRKWRSLESEENIFNAVKETLERRDIKNVVGYINKILEAGFTPIQKTVRNDLPSYMVNLSNNSEQDHIKMTIAPNELKEALDLLFQLGEINQTEYEMKLKEIT